In Lutra lutra chromosome 13, mLutLut1.2, whole genome shotgun sequence, one genomic interval encodes:
- the LOC125083513 gene encoding olfactory receptor 13C7-like, with protein sequence MDRSNSTSPVVGFILLGLSAHPKLEKMFFVLILLMYLVILLGNGILILVTALDSRLHRPMYFFLGNLSFLDICYTTSSVPLILDSFLTPRKTVSFSACVVQMFLSFAMGATECVLLGMMAFDRYVAICNPLSYPMVMNKAACVPMAVGCWTAGSMTAMVQTSLAMRLPFCGNNVINHFTCEILAVLKLACADISINVISMTVANVIFLGIPVLFIFVSYVFIIATILRIPSTEGRKKAFSTCSAHFTVVVIFYGTILFMYGKPKSKDPLGADKQDISDKLTSLFYGVVTPKLNPIIYSLRNKDVKATVKNLVLRKHVIQ encoded by the coding sequence ATGGACAGGTCCAATTCAACATCTCCTGTGGTGGGGTTCATCCTCCTGGGGCTCTCAGCCCACCCAAAGCTGGAGAAAATGTTCTTTGTGCTCATCCTCCTGATGTACCTGGTCATCCTGCTGGGCAATGGGATCCTCATCCTGGTGACTGCCCTTGACTCCCGCCTGCACAggcccatgtacttcttcctgggGAACCTCTCCTTTCTGGACATCTGCTACACAACCTCCTCAGTGCCCCTCATTCTCGACAGTTTCCTGACCCCCAGGAAAACCGTCTCCTTCTCAGCCTGTGTCGTGCAGATGTTTCTCTCCTTTGCCATGGGAGCCACAGAGTGTGTGCTTCTGGGCATGATGGCATTTGATCGCTATGTAGCCATCTGTAACCCCCTTAGCTACCCCATGGTCATGAACAAGGCTGCCTGTGTGCCCATGGCTGTTGGCTGCTGGACAGCTGGAAGCATGACTGCCATGGTGCAAACATCCTTAGCGATGCGACTGCCCTTCTGTGGGAACAATGTCATCAACCATTTTACCTGCGAGATCCTGGCTGTCCTGAAGTTGGCCTGTGCTGACATCTCCATCAATGTGATCAGTATGACAGTGGCCAATGTGATCTTTCTGGGCATTccagttctgttcatttttgtctCCTATGTGTTTATCATTGCTACCATCCTGAGGATCCCATCAACTGAGGGGAGGAAAAaggccttctccacctgctcTGCCCACTTCACAGTTGTGGTCATCTTCTATGGGACCATCCTCTTCATGTATGGGAAACCCAAATCCAAGGATCCCCTGGGGGCAGACAAGCAGGATATTTCTGACAAGCTCACCTCCCTCTTCTATGGGGTGGTGACCCCTAAGCTCAATCCCATCATCTACAGCCTTAGGAACAAGGACGTGAAGGCCACTGTGAAGAACCTGGTCCTACGCAAACATGTCATCCAGTGA